The Methanofollis sp. UBA420 genome contains a region encoding:
- the cooS gene encoding anaerobic carbon-monoxide dehydrogenase catalytic subunit, with the protein MSDLQRARDISGKRVLDDTDRDIFEKAGDDDIETVWDRFTSQQPRCGYGQLGVCCNRCAMGPCRIEPFGKEPTRGVCGADADLIVARNLLNDISTGAAAHSDHGREVLEVLLRTAEGKSQGYRVIDMEKLQAVVAEYGIRSEGRRTAEVAADLARAMLEEYGTLKNRIQMTERAPQKTKEAWTKAGIVPRGVDREVVEAMHRVHMGVGADPADLLLHAMRTALSDGWGGSMMATEASDILFGTPMPCTARANLGTLRKDRVNIVLHGHNPVLSEMIVRVAGDPALLKRAREKGAKGINLVGMCCTGNELLMRHGIPIAGSLLDQELAIVTGAVDVMVIGSQCIFPSITHTAGCYHTKVVTTSEKSRVQGAIFLEFRPENDLDTAKEIIARAIENFPNRNPDRVRIPAKPIRMMAGFSEEAIRAAFGGSYRPLVDAVVAGGIRGVVGIVGCNNPAVRQDDGHVTLAKELIRRDILVVETGCAAVACGKAGLMVPEAADLAGEGLKALCTAAGVPPVLHMGSCVDCSRILVMAAHLADELGTGIGDLPLGGAAPEWYSQKALSIATYFVASGITTVLGIPPRVYGSQKVLDILTSRLREMVNASLAVEPDPVKAADLLEAEIERKRRALGI; encoded by the coding sequence ATGTCTGATCTCCAGAGGGCACGGGATATCTCAGGAAAGAGGGTGCTCGACGACACTGACAGGGACATTTTCGAAAAGGCGGGAGACGACGATATCGAGACGGTCTGGGACCGCTTCACCTCCCAGCAACCCCGGTGTGGCTACGGCCAGCTGGGGGTCTGCTGCAACAGGTGCGCCATGGGGCCCTGCCGGATCGAACCCTTCGGGAAGGAACCGACGCGGGGTGTCTGCGGTGCAGACGCAGACCTCATCGTGGCTCGAAACCTCCTCAACGACATCTCAACGGGCGCCGCCGCCCACTCTGACCACGGCCGCGAGGTCCTTGAAGTCCTGCTCCGCACCGCAGAAGGGAAGTCGCAGGGCTACAGGGTCATTGATATGGAAAAATTGCAGGCAGTCGTTGCAGAGTACGGCATCCGGTCTGAAGGACGGAGAACGGCGGAGGTCGCCGCCGACCTTGCCCGGGCGATGCTGGAGGAGTACGGCACCCTCAAGAACAGGATCCAGATGACGGAACGTGCCCCGCAGAAGACAAAGGAGGCATGGACGAAGGCCGGGATCGTGCCGCGGGGCGTCGACAGGGAGGTCGTCGAGGCCATGCACCGGGTCCACATGGGCGTCGGCGCAGATCCTGCAGATCTCCTCCTGCACGCCATGAGGACGGCGCTCTCCGACGGGTGGGGCGGGTCCATGATGGCGACGGAAGCATCCGACATCCTCTTCGGCACCCCCATGCCGTGCACCGCCAGGGCGAATCTCGGCACGCTCAGGAAAGACAGGGTCAACATCGTCCTCCACGGGCATAACCCCGTCCTTTCCGAGATGATCGTCAGAGTGGCGGGAGACCCGGCACTCCTCAAACGCGCACGGGAAAAAGGGGCAAAGGGGATCAACCTGGTCGGGATGTGCTGTACAGGGAACGAACTATTAATGCGGCACGGCATCCCCATCGCAGGTTCCCTGCTCGACCAGGAACTTGCCATCGTCACCGGTGCGGTCGACGTCATGGTGATCGGGTCGCAGTGCATCTTCCCCTCCATCACCCACACGGCCGGTTGCTACCACACGAAGGTCGTCACCACCAGCGAAAAATCCAGGGTTCAGGGTGCGATATTTTTGGAATTCCGTCCGGAAAACGACCTCGACACCGCGAAGGAGATCATCGCACGTGCGATCGAGAACTTCCCTAACCGGAACCCCGACCGGGTCAGGATCCCCGCAAAGCCCATTCGCATGATGGCGGGTTTCTCCGAAGAGGCGATCCGGGCGGCGTTTGGAGGATCCTACAGGCCTCTGGTCGATGCGGTCGTTGCCGGGGGCATCAGAGGGGTGGTAGGCATCGTCGGCTGCAACAACCCGGCGGTCAGGCAGGACGACGGCCATGTCACGCTTGCGAAAGAACTGATCAGAAGAGACATCCTGGTCGTTGAGACCGGGTGCGCCGCCGTTGCATGCGGGAAGGCCGGACTGATGGTGCCCGAGGCGGCGGACCTGGCCGGCGAGGGACTGAAGGCGCTCTGCACTGCGGCCGGGGTCCCGCCAGTGCTCCATATGGGCTCCTGTGTCGACTGCTCCCGGATTCTGGTAATGGCCGCACATCTTGCGGACGAACTGGGCACTGGTATCGGCGACCTTCCCCTCGGCGGTGCGGCACCTGAATGGTACTCGCAGAAGGCCCTCTCCATCGCCACCTACTTCGTGGCGTCGGGGATCACCACCGTGCTCGGCATCCCGCCTCGGGTCTATGGGAGCCAGAAGGTGCTCGATATCCTCACCTCTCGTCTCCGGGAGATGGTGAACGCCTCCCTTGCCGTCGAACCCGACCCGGTGAAGGCCGCAGACCTCCTCGAAGCGGAGATCGAGAGGAAGAGGAGAGCGCTCGGGATCTGA
- a CDS encoding 4Fe-4S dicluster domain-containing protein yields the protein MENISVRPEFCIGCRHCEFACAVEHTPGRDLFSAVSDGKIVQRRMHVWTGTSTLTIPNLCRHCTPAPCMEACPTDALYRDTGSVLVDEDLCIGCAVCARACPFGSVPPFSTDRRVNTKCDNCIERRRTGKIPACVEACKTGALVLGSAPHPHHAKSAEAAVPANIRAYRAVLKKIAEFCNERKDETYNV from the coding sequence ATGGAAAACATTTCTGTCAGGCCTGAGTTCTGTATCGGGTGCAGACACTGCGAGTTTGCATGCGCGGTGGAGCATACGCCGGGCAGGGACCTCTTCAGTGCCGTCAGTGACGGAAAAATCGTACAGCGCCGTATGCATGTCTGGACCGGGACCAGTACCCTGACCATTCCCAACCTCTGCCGTCACTGCACCCCTGCACCCTGCATGGAGGCCTGCCCGACAGACGCACTCTACAGAGACACAGGTTCGGTCCTCGTGGATGAAGACCTGTGCATCGGTTGCGCCGTCTGTGCACGGGCCTGCCCGTTCGGGAGCGTCCCCCCCTTTTCGACCGACCGCAGGGTCAACACAAAGTGCGACAACTGTATCGAGCGGCGGAGAACCGGAAAGATCCCCGCGTGTGTGGAGGCGTGCAAGACAGGGGCGCTTGTCCTCGGCAGTGCCCCCCATCCTCACCATGCGAAGAGCGCAGAGGCCGCCGTCCCCGCAAATATCAGGGCATACAGGGCTGTCCTGAAAAAGATCGCAGAGTTTTGTAATGAAAGAAAGGACGAAACATACAATGTCTGA
- the mutS gene encoding DNA mismatch repair protein MutS — translation MTEEKMTPAMRQFYAMKEKHPDCVIFFRMGDFYETFGHDAEIVSRELDIVLTSRGKDREGEKMPLAGVPYHAADTYVSRLVAKGYRVAVCEQLEDPKKAKGIVKRGVVRVITPGTVIDASMIASPGARYLMSLCPNGADFGLAFLDISTGEFFVEECRDGGEVVSEVERYRPQECIVPGTLTGDLCERFSAQGVLLTPYEEGAFAAGRARQVLLDRFGTVSLEGFGCEGMEAAVRAAGAALRYATETQFSDLSHITGLSVRSTAERMSLDAITLRNLEVTETIRGEGKEGTLLHVLDRTRTSMGSRTMRAYLVNPLLDRAEIDARLDAVEYFVGNTPARETFQDLLRGCADIERIAGRIAYGNATPRDLVTLRTSFETVPEVKETLQGDLPLRVREAIDQISDFPAVRDLIARAIVDDPPANLKGGGVIREGYSPELDELKGLSGSGKDWIAEYQQKERERTGIKSLKVRYNRVFGYYIEVTKPNLPLVPDDYDRKQTTANGERFTTPDLREKEMLITNAEERLLSLEAELFADLVATLAASVPGFQETARAIGVLDVYAALAAVAQRNDYTRPVLDDSVRTAVRAGRHPVVEEMVPGSFVPNDTLLDGGGDQVLIITGANMAGKSTYMRAVALIQVMAQIGSFVPAAHASLGIVDRVFTRVGASDDLSSGRSTFMVEMQELANILNNVTERSLVVLDEIGRGTSTIDGYSIARAVIEFLHGTGKTGPRTLFATHFHQLIDVEADLKRVKNYHFAVKETGGEIVFLRTIIPGATDRSYGIHVARLAGVPRAVTQRAEKILKATEEEVASGGPKQRKFTQMLLFPSSEARADPDPAVEALKRIDPDALTPREALDALYELKALAGKEGSP, via the coding sequence ATGACCGAGGAGAAGATGACCCCTGCCATGCGGCAGTTCTATGCGATGAAGGAAAAACATCCTGACTGTGTCATTTTTTTCCGCATGGGGGACTTTTACGAGACATTCGGTCATGACGCCGAGATCGTCTCCCGCGAACTCGACATCGTGCTCACCTCGCGGGGCAAGGACAGGGAGGGGGAGAAGATGCCCCTCGCCGGCGTGCCCTATCATGCGGCAGACACCTACGTCTCCCGCCTCGTCGCGAAGGGCTACCGGGTTGCCGTCTGCGAGCAACTCGAGGACCCGAAGAAGGCGAAGGGTATCGTGAAGAGGGGCGTTGTCCGGGTGATCACCCCCGGCACGGTCATCGACGCCTCCATGATCGCCTCGCCGGGGGCGCGGTACCTGATGTCCCTCTGCCCGAATGGTGCGGATTTCGGCCTCGCCTTCCTGGACATCTCCACAGGCGAGTTCTTCGTCGAGGAGTGCAGGGACGGCGGCGAGGTCGTCTCCGAGGTGGAGAGGTACAGGCCGCAGGAGTGCATCGTCCCCGGCACCCTCACCGGCGATCTTTGCGAGCGTTTCTCCGCCCAGGGCGTCCTCCTCACCCCCTATGAGGAGGGGGCGTTCGCGGCCGGGCGGGCGCGGCAGGTTCTCCTCGACCGCTTCGGCACCGTCTCCCTCGAGGGCTTCGGCTGCGAGGGGATGGAGGCGGCGGTCAGGGCCGCCGGCGCCGCCCTCAGGTACGCCACCGAGACCCAGTTCTCCGACCTCTCCCATATCACCGGCCTCTCTGTGCGGTCCACCGCCGAGAGGATGTCCCTGGATGCGATCACCCTCCGGAACCTCGAGGTCACCGAGACGATCCGGGGAGAGGGGAAGGAGGGGACGCTCCTCCATGTTCTGGACAGGACGCGGACCTCGATGGGGAGCAGGACGATGCGGGCGTACCTGGTCAACCCCCTCCTCGACAGGGCAGAGATCGACGCACGCCTCGACGCCGTCGAGTACTTTGTCGGGAACACCCCGGCACGGGAGACCTTCCAGGACCTCCTCCGCGGCTGTGCGGACATCGAGAGGATCGCGGGCAGGATCGCCTACGGGAACGCGACGCCCCGCGACCTCGTCACCCTCAGGACGTCCTTCGAGACCGTGCCGGAGGTGAAAGAGACCCTGCAGGGCGATCTCCCCCTGCGGGTCAGGGAGGCAATCGACCAGATCTCCGACTTCCCCGCGGTCAGGGACCTCATCGCCCGCGCGATCGTCGACGACCCGCCGGCGAACCTCAAGGGCGGCGGCGTGATCAGGGAGGGCTACAGCCCGGAACTCGACGAACTGAAGGGCCTCTCCGGGTCGGGGAAGGACTGGATTGCGGAGTACCAGCAGAAGGAGAGGGAGAGGACAGGGATCAAGTCCCTGAAGGTGCGGTACAACCGGGTCTTCGGCTACTACATCGAGGTGACGAAGCCGAACCTCCCCCTCGTGCCGGACGACTATGACCGGAAGCAGACGACCGCAAATGGCGAGAGGTTCACCACCCCGGACCTGCGGGAGAAGGAGATGCTCATCACCAATGCCGAGGAGCGCCTCCTCTCCCTGGAGGCCGAACTCTTTGCGGACCTCGTCGCCACCCTCGCCGCATCCGTCCCCGGTTTCCAGGAGACGGCACGGGCGATCGGCGTCCTCGACGTCTACGCGGCCCTCGCCGCGGTCGCACAGAGGAACGACTATACGCGGCCGGTCCTCGACGACTCTGTCAGGACCGCGGTCCGGGCCGGACGCCACCCTGTCGTCGAGGAGATGGTACCGGGCTCCTTCGTCCCGAACGACACCCTCCTCGACGGCGGCGGCGACCAGGTCCTCATCATCACCGGCGCGAACATGGCCGGGAAATCGACGTACATGCGTGCCGTCGCCCTCATCCAGGTAATGGCCCAGATCGGGAGTTTTGTCCCGGCCGCCCACGCATCCCTCGGGATCGTCGACAGGGTCTTCACCCGCGTCGGGGCCTCGGACGACCTCTCCAGCGGGCGGAGCACCTTCATGGTCGAGATGCAGGAACTCGCGAACATCCTGAACAATGTCACAGAGCGGAGCCTCGTCGTGCTCGACGAGATCGGGCGGGGGACGAGCACCATCGACGGCTACTCCATCGCAAGGGCCGTCATCGAATTCCTCCACGGCACGGGAAAGACCGGGCCGCGGACCCTCTTCGCCACCCACTTCCACCAGCTCATCGACGTGGAGGCCGACCTGAAGAGGGTGAAGAACTACCACTTCGCGGTGAAGGAGACGGGCGGGGAGATCGTCTTCCTGCGGACGATCATCCCCGGCGCCACAGACCGGAGCTACGGCATCCATGTGGCCCGGCTTGCCGGCGTGCCGCGGGCGGTGACGCAGAGGGCCGAGAAGATCCTGAAGGCGACCGAGGAGGAGGTGGCGTCGGGCGGGCCGAAGCAGAGGAAGTTCACCCAGATGCTCCTCTTCCCGTCCTCTGAGGCGCGGGCGGACCCCGACCCCGCGGTGGAGGCCCTGAAGAGGATCGACCCCGACGCCCTGACTCCCCGGGAGGCCCTCGACGCACTCTATGAACTGAAGGCTCTCGCCGGGAAGGAGGGGTCGCCATGA
- the mutL gene encoding DNA mismatch repair endonuclease MutL, with amino-acid sequence MTEPVIHVLDERTVNQIAAGEVVERPASVVKELVENAIDAGADLVRVEVTTDRTHVTVIRVQDNGVGMDRADAVLAFKEHATSKIARIDDLDRVATMGFRGEALASIASVADVTLTTRPKGGEVIAGTKVRIRGGGAPEVAEVGAPEGTTLEVRDLFFNTPARRKFLKSLHTELAHIHGVVERTALAHPEVSFRLVHNGKERVATHRTTDLRETAASLFGTELHADLIPLDFEAPAVRVGGYISRPAHSRADMYQVFLSINARPVSSPAIVRALKEGYGTLLPADRYPVAFVTLTVDPAQVDVNVHPTKKLVRLSREREICDAVAAAVRAALDGRNLLSAPAARPAPAWRPAPPIPARTTGIAEAPALYARSDRRLRQTSLPLVTAERNLLPEIEILGQVDATYIVGRAENNSLIVIDQHAAHERILYEQVTEKQQDGQKTQELIVPVLITFTAQEAELVKDALPALEEEGFALDEFGPDTYAVSAIPIVLGRMEDPAVVRDLVSALVREATRDPVGRREAITRRVACRGAIKAGDPLTREQMRRLVDQLAHTKSPYTCPHGRPTILSFSPDELAAMFRRT; translated from the coding sequence ATGACCGAACCTGTCATCCATGTCCTCGACGAGAGGACGGTCAACCAGATCGCCGCCGGCGAGGTCGTCGAGAGGCCGGCGTCTGTCGTCAAGGAACTCGTGGAGAACGCGATCGACGCCGGCGCCGACCTGGTGCGGGTGGAGGTGACGACAGACCGCACCCATGTCACCGTGATCAGGGTTCAGGACAACGGCGTCGGCATGGACCGCGCCGACGCGGTCCTCGCCTTCAAGGAACACGCCACGAGCAAGATCGCCAGGATCGACGACCTCGACCGCGTCGCCACCATGGGCTTCAGGGGCGAGGCGCTGGCGAGCATCGCCTCTGTCGCCGACGTCACCCTGACCACCAGGCCAAAGGGGGGCGAGGTCATCGCCGGGACGAAGGTCAGGATCAGGGGCGGCGGAGCGCCCGAGGTCGCGGAGGTCGGCGCACCCGAAGGGACGACTCTGGAGGTGCGCGACCTCTTCTTCAACACGCCGGCCCGCCGGAAGTTCCTCAAGTCCCTCCACACCGAACTCGCTCATATCCACGGGGTCGTCGAGAGGACCGCACTCGCCCACCCCGAGGTCTCCTTCCGCCTCGTCCACAACGGGAAGGAGAGGGTCGCCACCCACAGGACGACCGACCTGCGGGAGACGGCGGCCTCCCTCTTCGGGACAGAACTCCACGCCGACCTCATCCCCCTCGACTTCGAGGCCCCCGCGGTGAGGGTCGGCGGCTACATCTCCCGCCCGGCGCACTCCCGCGCCGACATGTACCAGGTCTTCCTCTCGATCAATGCCCGCCCCGTCTCCTCGCCCGCAATCGTGCGGGCGCTCAAGGAGGGGTACGGCACCCTCCTCCCGGCAGACCGCTATCCTGTCGCCTTCGTCACCCTCACCGTCGACCCGGCCCAGGTGGACGTGAACGTCCACCCGACGAAGAAACTGGTCCGCCTCAGCCGGGAGAGGGAGATCTGCGACGCCGTCGCCGCGGCGGTGCGGGCCGCGCTGGACGGGAGGAACCTCCTCTCCGCCCCTGCGGCACGCCCGGCGCCGGCATGGAGACCGGCCCCTCCAATCCCCGCGAGGACGACCGGCATCGCGGAGGCGCCGGCACTCTACGCACGCTCCGACAGGCGCCTGAGGCAGACCTCCCTCCCTCTCGTCACGGCCGAAAGGAACCTCCTCCCGGAGATCGAAATCCTCGGCCAGGTCGACGCCACCTACATCGTCGGCAGGGCCGAGAACAACTCCCTCATCGTCATCGACCAGCACGCCGCCCACGAGCGCATCCTCTACGAGCAGGTGACGGAGAAGCAGCAGGACGGGCAGAAGACGCAGGAACTGATCGTGCCTGTGCTCATCACCTTCACGGCGCAGGAGGCCGAACTGGTGAAGGACGCCCTGCCGGCCCTCGAGGAGGAGGGGTTCGCCCTCGACGAGTTCGGGCCGGACACCTACGCGGTGAGCGCGATCCCCATCGTCCTTGGGCGGATGGAGGACCCGGCGGTGGTCCGCGACCTGGTCTCGGCCCTCGTGCGCGAGGCCACCCGCGACCCGGTGGGGAGGCGGGAGGCGATCACAAGACGGGTCGCCTGCCGCGGAGCGATCAAGGCCGGCGACCCCCTCACCCGCGAGCAGATGCGCCGCCTCGTCGACCAGCTCGCCCACACGAAGAGCCCGTACACCTGCCCCCATGGTCGGCCGACGATCCTCTCCTTCTCCCCCGACGAACTGGCGGCGATGTTCAGGAGGACGTGA
- a CDS encoding EF-Tu/IF-2/RF-3 family GTPase, with product MANLTVAVFGPAGYAKDLGKKGTSTDITFYNLKKGAHTVTFIEPTRYPERLAPLFYAATLADAAVVVVDALNATFGEYLLMLQAAGVKKGYFVLRNYIAPDQIRPLLKGTLLEGYECVEDDLVDLRERLLEQTEQTAIERSLADPKKTCVIPIDHFFNVRGIGTVILGCVADGHLRKHDNLKVLPTAKTALVRSIQKHDEDFEEADAGDRVGLALKNVEAEELDRGYVLTNDSSLRCATSVTGTLDLVPFWKTPITEGMVLHVGHWMQFIPSRVTSAEADGRSVKISLELEKDLVYMPGSKAVVTYLEGGNLRVAGTLTL from the coding sequence ATGGCGAACCTTACTGTAGCGGTATTCGGCCCTGCAGGATACGCAAAGGATCTCGGAAAAAAGGGGACGAGCACCGACATCACCTTCTACAACCTGAAAAAGGGTGCGCACACGGTGACGTTCATCGAACCGACCCGGTACCCTGAGCGTCTCGCCCCGCTCTTCTACGCCGCAACCCTTGCGGACGCGGCCGTCGTCGTCGTCGACGCCCTGAACGCGACCTTCGGCGAGTACCTGCTCATGCTCCAGGCAGCGGGCGTGAAGAAGGGCTACTTCGTCCTCCGCAACTATATCGCGCCCGACCAGATCAGGCCCCTCCTGAAGGGGACGCTGCTGGAGGGGTACGAGTGCGTCGAGGACGACCTCGTCGACCTGCGCGAGCGCCTCCTTGAGCAGACAGAGCAGACCGCGATCGAGCGTTCCCTTGCCGACCCGAAGAAGACCTGCGTCATCCCGATCGACCACTTCTTCAATGTCCGCGGCATCGGGACCGTGATTCTCGGGTGCGTCGCGGACGGCCACCTGCGCAAGCACGACAACCTCAAGGTGCTCCCGACGGCGAAGACCGCGCTCGTGCGGTCGATCCAGAAGCACGACGAGGACTTCGAGGAGGCGGACGCCGGCGACCGCGTCGGCCTCGCCCTCAAGAACGTCGAGGCTGAAGAACTCGACCGGGGCTATGTCCTCACCAACGACTCCTCCCTGCGGTGTGCGACCTCCGTGACCGGCACCCTGGACCTCGTGCCCTTCTGGAAGACGCCGATCACCGAGGGCATGGTCCTCCATGTCGGCCACTGGATGCAGTTCATCCCCTCCCGCGTCACCTCGGCCGAGGCCGACGGACGGTCGGTGAAGATCTCCCTCGAACTCGAAAAGGACCTGGTCTATATGCCGGGTTCGAAGGCGGTCGTCACCTACCTCGAGGGCGGGAACCTGCGGGTGGCGGGGACTCTTACCCTGTAA
- a CDS encoding acetate--CoA ligase family protein, translating to MTRRLGEAEGYALLTRYGIPVPRHAVATNRQGAADAADAIGYPVVVKVVSPEIVHKSDAGGVRTGVRSREEAMEAYDAILAAVSERHPGAAIEGVIVEEEVGGGGEFIVGGATDPAFGKVLTFGSGGVLVELLRDVGFSVLPAGEERIREMVRGIRGYPLITGYRGMPPLDEEALVAAVAGAARMFLEEEKVAEFDINPLVLGVEGACAVDARVIFGEERPETAAAPERPPFALPAPTSVAVIGASPEAGKVGYALTRNLLSFPGKFWPVNPKHATVLGRTAYPSVLAVPDEVDVAVVAVPAPVVPAVLRECAEKGVPLAVIISAGFSESGAEGKEREEEVKRIAAATGIRVLGPNCLGIILPAEKINATFDPITPKPGHIGFLSQSGAVITTVADWSIPAGIGFSAVVSVGNQADLGFADLLPALAAVPDTRAVILYVEEIRDGRRFLETAKEVTPEVPVIAVKSGASERGKAAASSHTGSLAGSYAVYAAAFREAGILLAGSLEEAFQLGELLASEGYPTGDRCVVISGAGGFAVLAADYAEKHGVPLPPLPPGIRDALDAFLPSIWNRTNPMDIIGDGGAARFARVFDVMIARQDLWDVACVVSVPSAVLNPVELAHEIVRFSRNTSKMVVCCLLGGESMKGAVRILKDHCVPNFPEIEDAFRAVGTVLASGRRGSGTAPPCDIERGD from the coding sequence ATGACCCGGCGACTCGGTGAAGCGGAGGGCTACGCCCTCCTGACGAGGTATGGCATCCCGGTGCCCCGCCATGCCGTTGCAACGAACCGACAGGGGGCGGCGGACGCGGCCGACGCCATCGGCTACCCGGTCGTCGTCAAGGTCGTCTCCCCGGAGATCGTCCACAAGTCGGACGCGGGAGGGGTGCGGACAGGCGTGCGGAGCCGCGAGGAGGCGATGGAGGCGTACGACGCAATCCTCGCCGCCGTCTCCGAGCGGCACCCCGGCGCCGCGATCGAGGGCGTGATCGTCGAGGAAGAGGTCGGAGGCGGGGGGGAGTTCATCGTCGGCGGGGCGACGGATCCCGCGTTCGGGAAGGTGCTCACCTTCGGGTCGGGCGGCGTCCTCGTCGAACTCCTGAGAGACGTCGGTTTCTCCGTCCTCCCGGCAGGGGAGGAGAGGATCAGGGAGATGGTCCGCGGCATCAGGGGCTATCCCCTCATCACGGGCTACCGCGGCATGCCGCCCCTCGACGAGGAGGCGCTCGTGGCGGCGGTCGCCGGCGCGGCCCGGATGTTCCTGGAGGAGGAGAAGGTCGCGGAGTTCGACATCAACCCTCTCGTCCTCGGGGTGGAGGGGGCGTGCGCGGTGGACGCAAGGGTCATCTTCGGAGAGGAGAGGCCCGAGACGGCGGCGGCCCCAGAAAGACCCCCCTTCGCCCTCCCGGCACCGACATCCGTCGCCGTCATCGGCGCTTCCCCCGAAGCCGGGAAGGTGGGGTATGCCCTGACGAGGAACCTCCTCTCCTTCCCGGGAAAGTTCTGGCCGGTCAACCCGAAACATGCGACCGTCCTCGGGCGGACGGCCTACCCCTCGGTCCTCGCCGTCCCCGACGAGGTGGACGTCGCCGTCGTGGCGGTGCCGGCGCCCGTCGTCCCCGCCGTCCTCAGGGAGTGCGCGGAGAAGGGGGTGCCCCTCGCCGTGATCATCTCCGCGGGATTCTCGGAGAGCGGTGCGGAGGGGAAGGAAAGGGAGGAGGAGGTGAAGAGGATCGCGGCGGCGACGGGCATCAGGGTGCTCGGGCCGAACTGCCTGGGCATCATCCTCCCGGCCGAAAAGATCAACGCCACCTTCGACCCCATCACCCCGAAACCCGGCCACATCGGTTTCCTATCACAGAGTGGCGCCGTGATCACGACAGTCGCCGACTGGAGCATCCCCGCGGGCATCGGTTTCTCCGCCGTCGTCAGCGTCGGCAACCAGGCCGACCTCGGCTTTGCCGACCTCCTCCCGGCCCTCGCCGCCGTGCCCGACACGCGGGCCGTCATCCTCTATGTCGAGGAGATCAGGGACGGACGGCGCTTCCTGGAGACGGCGAAAGAGGTGACCCCCGAGGTGCCAGTCATCGCCGTGAAGTCGGGAGCGTCTGAGAGGGGGAAGGCGGCGGCCTCCTCCCACACCGGCTCCCTGGCCGGGTCGTACGCCGTCTATGCCGCCGCCTTCAGGGAGGCCGGGATACTCCTCGCCGGATCCCTCGAAGAGGCCTTCCAGCTCGGCGAACTCCTGGCGTCGGAGGGCTATCCCACGGGCGATAGGTGCGTCGTCATCTCGGGCGCCGGGGGTTTTGCCGTCCTGGCGGCGGACTACGCGGAGAAGCACGGCGTCCCCCTCCCGCCGCTCCCGCCCGGGATCCGCGACGCCCTCGACGCCTTCCTCCCCTCGATCTGGAACCGGACAAACCCGATGGACATCATCGGCGACGGCGGGGCCGCGCGCTTCGCCCGCGTCTTCGACGTCATGATCGCCCGGCAGGACCTCTGGGACGTCGCCTGCGTCGTCAGCGTCCCCTCGGCCGTCCTGAACCCGGTCGAACTCGCCCACGAGATCGTCAGGTTCTCGCGGAACACCAGCAAGATGGTCGTCTGCTGCCTCCTCGGCGGCGAGAGCATGAAAGGCGCGGTGCGTATCCTGAAAGACCACTGCGTCCCGAACTTCCCCGAGATCGAGGACGCCTTCAGGGCCGTCGGGACAGTCCTCGCCTCGGGACGCCGGGGGAGCGGGACGGCACCCCCCTGCGATATCGAAAGGGGCGACTGA
- the corA gene encoding magnesium/cobalt transporter CorA, which translates to MDGTARRRSEKAGLPPGSLVYVGDAGQERTEIDVIDYTWEEIREEAGIGVDEIPPYLERESVTWINVTGLKDTAAIGRIGEIFHLHPLVLEDILNTEQRPKTEEYDGTIYIILKMIGYSAEGDLVDEQISIVLGKNSVISFQERQGDVFDPVRERIRGGKWRARRLGADYLAYALVDAIVDSYFTVMETFGEKIEAVDDVLIENPDPGVIRAIQGVRRDLLYLRKRIWPLREVISSLERTDSPLFADQTKVYLRDVYDHTVQVIETLETYRDMGAGMLDIYLSSTSNRMNEVMKVLTIIATIFIPLSFIASVFGMNFRQMPELEWEFGYYTSLVLMAVVALGMLLYFRRKRWI; encoded by the coding sequence ATGGACGGCACCGCACGGAGACGCTCGGAGAAGGCAGGCCTCCCTCCCGGTTCTCTCGTCTATGTCGGGGACGCCGGGCAGGAAAGGACGGAGATCGACGTCATCGACTACACCTGGGAGGAGATCAGGGAGGAGGCCGGCATCGGCGTCGACGAGATCCCGCCGTACCTGGAGAGGGAGTCGGTCACCTGGATCAATGTGACCGGCCTCAAGGACACCGCCGCCATCGGGAGGATCGGGGAGATCTTTCACCTCCACCCTCTCGTGCTGGAGGACATCCTCAACACGGAACAGCGGCCGAAGACCGAGGAGTACGACGGGACGATCTATATCATCCTGAAGATGATCGGCTACTCGGCGGAGGGCGACCTGGTGGACGAGCAGATCAGCATCGTCCTCGGAAAGAACTCCGTCATCTCCTTCCAGGAAAGACAGGGCGACGTCTTCGACCCGGTGCGGGAGCGGATCAGGGGAGGGAAGTGGCGGGCCAGGCGACTCGGCGCCGACTACCTCGCCTATGCCCTCGTCGACGCCATCGTGGACAGTTATTTCACGGTGATGGAGACCTTCGGCGAGAAGATCGAGGCGGTGGATGACGTCCTCATCGAGAACCCGGACCCCGGCGTGATCAGGGCGATCCAGGGGGTGCGGCGCGACCTCCTGTACCTCAGGAAACGGATCTGGCCGCTGAGGGAGGTGATATCCTCCCTCGAACGGACCGACTCGCCCCTCTTCGCCGACCAGACAAAGGTCTATCTCAGGGACGTCTACGACCACACCGTCCAGGTGATCGAGACGCTGGAGACCTACCGGGACATGGGGGCCGGGATGCTCGACATCTACCTGTCGAGCACGAGCAACCGCATGAACGAGGTGATGAAGGTGCTGACGATCATCGCCACCATCTTCATCCCCCTCAGTTTCATCGCAAGCGTCTTCGGCATGAACTTCAGGCAGATGCCGGAACTGGAGTGGGAGTTCGGGTACTACACTTCCCTGGTCCTGATGGCCGTCGTCGCCCTCGGCATGCTCCTCTATTTCAGGAGGAAGAGGTGGATATGA